From a single Cryptococcus deuterogattii R265 chromosome 5, complete sequence genomic region:
- a CDS encoding ketol-acid reductoisomerase mitochondrial, which produces MSFSRTSTNALKQALKSTASRQVARRSYSLLSGAAPRAAMATRLGATRGIKTLDFAGTKEVVYERADWPLDKLQDYFKNDTLAMIGYGSQGHGQSLNARDNGLKVIVGVRKGGESWKQAQEDGWVPGETLFDIPEAINKGTIIMNLLSDAAQSQTWSEIAPLITKGKTLYFAHGFSVVYKEDTHVIPPKDVDVILVAPKGSGRTVRTLFLEGRGINSSIAVYQDVTGHAKEKAVALGIAVGSGYLYETTFEKEVYSDLYGERGVLMGGIQGMFLAQYEVLRKNGHSPSEAFNETVEEATQSLFPLIGKYGMDYMYNACSTTARRGALDWAPKFKEANLPVFEALYNSVRDGSETRRSLEFNSRKTYREDLQKELDEIDNQEIWRAGKTVRSLRPDANKDEL; this is translated from the exons ATGTCCTTCTCTAGAACTTCCACCAACGCCCTCAAGCAGGCCCTCAAATCTACCGCCTCCCGACAGGTTGCCAGGAGGTCCtactctctcctctccgGCGCCGCCCCTAGGGCCGCCATGGCTACCCGACTCGGT GCCACTCGAGGTATCAAGACTCTCGACTTTGCCGGTACCAAAGAGGTTGTCTACGAGCGTGCTGACTGGCCCCTTGACAAGCTCCAAGA CTACTTCAAGAATGACACTCTCGCCATGATTGGCTATGGCTCCCAGGGTCACGGTCAGTCCCTCAACGCCCGTGACAACGGCCTCAAGGTCATTGTCGGTGTGCGAAAGGGCGGTGAGTCTTGGAAACAGGCTCAGGAGGACGGTTGGGTTCCCGGAGAGACTCTCTTCGACATCCCTGAGGCCATCAACAAGGGTACCATCATCATGAACCTTCTCTCTGATGCTGCCCAGTCTCAGACTTGGAGCGAGATTGCCCCTCTTATCACCAAGGGCAAGACTCTCTACTTTGCCCACGGTTTCTCTGTTGTCTACAAGGAGGAC ACCCACGTCATTCCCCCCAAGGACGTCGATGTCATCCTCGTTGCCCCCAAGGGTTCTGGTCGAACTGTCCGaactcttttccttgaagGCCGTGGTATTAACTCTTCCATTGCCGTTTACCAAGATGTGACTGGTCAcgccaaggagaaggctgtTGCCCTTGGTATCGCCGTTGGTTCCGGTTACCTTTACGAGACCAcctttgagaaggaggtcTACTCTGACCTTTACGGAGAGCGTGGTGTC CTCATGGGCGGTATCCAGGGTATGTTCCTTGCCCAATACGAGGTTCTCAGGAAGAACGGCCACTCTCCCTCTGAGGCCTTCAACGAGACCGTCGAGGAGGCCACCCAgtctcttttccctctcatcGGCAAGTACGGTATGGACTACATGTACAACGCGTGCTCCACCACTGCCCGACGTGGTGCCCTTGACTGGGCCCCCAAGTTCAAGGA GGCTAACCTTCCCGTCTTCGAGGCCCTTTACAACTCCGTCAGGGACGGTTCTGAGACCCGACGATCTCTCGAGTTCAACTCCAGAAAGACCTACCGAGAGGACCTCCAGAAGGAGCTTGACGAAATTGACAACCAGGAAATCTGGAGGGCTGGTAAGACTGTCCGTAGTCTCAGG CCCGACGCCAACAAGGATGAGCTTTAA